The DNA sequence CAGTAcactaaataatatatttaacGGTGGGAGAGAGGATGAGATAAGCACAGTCCAAACTTTTTTGCTATTGCTAGATATCTATTTAGAGTTTTAAGACTCTCCTcactgcctttttttttttttttttttctggaaatGTATCCTCACTACTTTTCAACCATTATACTAAATAATGTAATTAACCATAAGGAAACCCCAAAAAAAACATTCAACACTTAGCAACATACGAAAACTGCTTAAATATATCACATTATTTGGCCCGAAAAGAAAAGGACCCTAAAGAAACATATAACAgcattcaaaaccaattccCCAAGGAATTAAAAACCAGATGTGAGCCTAACCTGTCAGCACCTTTGCAGAAAAGTAATAATTGCCCATCTTCGTCGCGCACAATTACTGACATACGCTTCCTTTTGCTGGTGAATTCCAATAGATTTAAGACTTGATACTCCCTGTTTTTCCAAGAGATGACCCAGGTATTAAGACAGAAGAAATTGAATAGAAAAGTTCAATCAAATACTttgataacaaaaaaaaaaaaaaatcagataatCACCTTTCCACTGGTTGTCCTGGATCAGGATACTTTTCGCGGACATACACACTTGACTGATTTCTTTTACAGAACTCAAAACCTAACTCACGTGCTGCAACAAGAAAAGCTCCTTCGTCGGGTGACTCTGCTTCATATGTATATTGGCCAGTCTCTTCATTTAGCTCAGGAATTGCAGTATGGCAAATGGCTAAAATCcgcaaaaataataaaatcacATCACAGGTGGGCTCTCTCAACCAATTTCCATCCATGAGGCGGTTGTCCACAAAGCTAAACCCTTTTATGGCAGGTTTCGGATCCTTACCATCCTTGGATGTAACAACAGTTTCCAGCTCAATTTCTGATCCTACTTCATTCCCCCATGATACTTGTTGACTATGTTTATTCCTGGGAACATTGGCAAGTTCTTCATCATGCTCGTCCTGATCATCAAGGTCAGTAGCCATCTGTTTTGCTGCTGCAAGTTCAACTTCACTAGAGCGGACACCGTATGCAATGCCAGCAATGCAACACTTCAGAAAGTCCATCTGGTTGCAGGTTAAAGTGCCAGTTTTGTCAGAAAGGATCGTGTCTACCTGGCCTAACTCCTCATTCAAATTTGATGTCCGGGCTTGAGCAGGAGTTCCATGCTCTTCATCATACATGTGTATGTCATTGTTAATGAACTTTGCTTGCAAGACCTTCACAACCTCAATTGAAACATAAAGAGAGATGGGTATTAGATATCCATAAAGGATAAGAGCAGTGACCAGATGGATAGCGCCAGCCGCGGCAGGTTTTTTTGGGCTATACATATCTTCTGCATCGTCTGGTCGTAAGTACCATGCCGATGGCATATCTTTTCTTGTCTTCACACCAAACCCTATTGAGCTGATCAAGGAGATCACTAAAAGGATGAAGAAAAGGATGTAGATAATCTTgtccattttcttttctattcCACTCCTTTTTGAGGGGGACTTTGTCGAATTCTGCATGACTTTGCTATCATGACCTGTAAATATCACTACCCCATAGATATAACTTGTATTCCTGAGCTTTGAATCTCTCAGGAGTATCTGACCGGGTTCAAGAGGATAAATCTGCCGGTCATGATCAAGATTACCCACAAAGGAATAAAGATTGGGATTTGGATCTTCACATTGAACTGTTGCTGTGAAGTCCTTGAAAACTCCATCGTCATCCAAAGGTGAGGTTACCTCCAAGCATCTCTTGACCTTCAAATTTGTCTCACCATCTAAGTTCATAGTCTCAACATAACAGAAGCCATCCTCATAACTTGACGACAATAGAAGCAGATCAGCAGGAAAGAATTTATCCTTTTCCACTTTCACCACATCTCCAACCACAATCTTATGCCATGGCCTATATCCGAAAACACCATCTCCTTTATGAACATTTACTTTCCGAAGATTAACCTTCATGTCCTGCAAGAACCTATTCCAGTCTTCCATAGCTTCCTTTGCCATACTGAgaccaacaacaaaagccaGAGGAGCTATCATGCTCCAAGGACCGAATGGAGAAACAGAAGTGAGTGAAAGACCGGCAGCCAAAAGGAAATAGATATTGGCAACCCGTCTGAACTGCTCAAAGAGTGCCTTGGGCAAGAAGGTGATCGGGTTATACTTTGTGGTCGATATGTAATTTGAACGGTATTTGTAAGGTTTCTTTTGATGGAGCAGAGGTTGGTTACAATGTACAGTTCTCGAGTACCCAGGACCTTGGATTGGATGAGGTGCCCCTGACTCATTGCCCCTTGGCTTACGCAAGAATGTGTAGAGGTGGCTCCGCCGTAGCCTTGCCCTTATTCTTCCTCCAGCCATTTCTCTCAATTCCAGCCAAAACCAATCACAATTGGCACACACCCATCACAGAAAAGGATTCAAATCCTTGCCCTCAGTCCAATTTTTCCTTCTAATGCCTAACATAAAAAGTAAAACGAAAATCAAACCTAAGCAAATGAGAAATTGACAACATGATATACTTAGCATATTTCACACGCCATGTAACTAATCAAAACTTCATGCATTAAATATTTAAAAGCAAAACTAAATTCCTAAAGCTTCATTTCAAATACCTTGCATACTAAGATTTCCAACTTTCCCAACCCTCCAGATTCgacaaattaaagaaaaaagctTCAGGCCAAAACTGACAACTAAGCTCAATCTGAAGCCAAACGGCACACTCAAAACCCGAATAATCAAACAAATGGGTTTAcaattcttccaaaaaaaaactaaaatccaaAAAGGCAAGTAAAACATCATTCCAGCT is a window from the Rosa chinensis cultivar Old Blush chromosome 2, RchiOBHm-V2, whole genome shotgun sequence genome containing:
- the LOC112183403 gene encoding probable phospholipid-transporting ATPase 4 — encoded protein: MAGGRIRARLRRSHLYTFLRKPRGNESGAPHPIQGPGYSRTVHCNQPLLHQKKPYKYRSNYISTTKYNPITFLPKALFEQFRRVANIYFLLAAGLSLTSVSPFGPWSMIAPLAFVVGLSMAKEAMEDWNRFLQDMKVNLRKVNVHKGDGVFGYRPWHKIVVGDVVKVEKDKFFPADLLLLSSSYEDGFCYVETMNLDGETNLKVKRCLEVTSPLDDDGVFKDFTATVQCEDPNPNLYSFVGNLDHDRQIYPLEPGQILLRDSKLRNTSYIYGVVIFTGHDSKVMQNSTKSPSKRSGIEKKMDKIIYILFFILLVISLISSIGFGVKTRKDMPSAWYLRPDDAEDMYSPKKPAAAGAIHLVTALILYGYLIPISLYVSIEVVKVLQAKFINNDIHMYDEEHGTPAQARTSNLNEELGQVDTILSDKTGTLTCNQMDFLKCCIAGIAYGVRSSEVELAAAKQMATDLDDQDEHDEELANVPRNKHSQQVSWGNEVGSEIELETVVTSKDGKDPKPAIKGFSFVDNRLMDGNWLREPTCDVILLFLRILAICHTAIPELNEETGQYTYEAESPDEGAFLVAARELGFEFCKRNQSSVYVREKYPDPGQPVEREYQVLNLLEFTSKRKRMSVIVRDEDGQLLLFCKGADSIVFDRLSKNGRIYEEASTKHLNEYGEAGLRTLALAYKKLEESEYSAWNNEFQKAKSSIGADREVMLERVAEKMEKDLIMVGATAVEDKLQKGVPQCIDNLAQAGLKIWVLTGDKMETAINIGFACSLLRQGMKQICISTANVDTLGQDGKEAVKDNILNQITNASQMIKLETDPHAAFALIIDGKTLTYALDADMKHLFLELAVDCASVICCRVSPKQKALVTRLVRQGTGKTTLAIGDGANDVGMIQEADIGVGISGVEGMQAVMASDFAIAQFRFLERLLVVHGHWCYKRIAQMICYFFYKNIAFGLTLFYFEAFTGFSGQSIYADLYMLTFNVILTSLPVISLGVFEQDVSSEVCLQFPALYQQGARNLFFDWYRILGWMGNGVYCSLIVFFLNIIIFKDQSFRSDGQIADMAAMGTTMFSCIIWAVNCQIALAMCHFTWIQHCFIWGSIAMWYLFLLIYGIVTPTWSGNAYQILVEVLGPAPIFWSATLLVTLACNLPYIVHIAFQRSFNPMDHHIIQEIKYYRKDVQDQRMWKREASKARQETKIGFSARVDAKIRQLRARLHKKQPQSNAMSPL